Proteins encoded in a region of the Enterococcus gilvus ATCC BAA-350 genome:
- a CDS encoding DUF2829 domain-containing protein: MTFEAILPELKKGAKIIRDGWGGFELYVTLVEGEQFDGSPVTPYFLIKTADEGFSSFAPTVCDILADDWKIVE, from the coding sequence ATGACTTTTGAAGCAATTTTACCTGAATTAAAAAAAGGCGCTAAAATCATTCGTGATGGCTGGGGCGGCTTTGAACTCTATGTAACATTGGTAGAAGGCGAGCAATTTGATGGCTCCCCCGTTACTCCTTATTTTTTGATCAAAACAGCCGACGAAGGATTCTCCAGCTTTGCACCAACGGTTTGCGATATTTTGGCAGATGATTGGAAAATCGTCGAATGA
- a CDS encoding transglycosylase domain-containing protein: protein MAHKKKIKKQPKKSNSRANATLGGPFALNVSLRVIKSLLLGLIVVLFLGGMLVVGIGAGYFAHLVEGTPTPTKSEMKQKVGDIAESSKLLYSDDRELATIQADPIREKINSDEISEWVKKALVATEDENFYKHHGVVPKAVVRALLGEVVGFGAGSGGSTLTQQLIKQQVLTNETSFKRKANEIVLALDLEKYLSKDEILTAYLNVSPFGRNNKGQNIAGVEEAAIGIFGKHAKDLNLPQSAFIAGLPQSPIVYSPYTNTGDLKQDFSLGMARKNDVLFNMYREQMISKKEYDDAKNYDLSKDFQARQDMEVQQHGFLYYTVYNEAITIVAKQQAKEDGISDADYGKEEVRNRYVEQAKVKMQNQGLIVKSTIDKNIYDAMQLGVAEYGQYLDDGSGATIEPGTVMMNNKTGRIYGFVGSRDYNTNQNNHAFDTVRQAGSSIKPMLVYGPAIDQGLLGSQSRIADYPMKYQHGENAGKELKNAENKGSKTFQTTREALVQSTNITAYHVYQDMLTNKGSDQFAYDNYLKKMNYPTSNNWGVESAPLGTTEVSTLTEVNGFQTLANDGVYQQGYLIDSITDSTGKEIYKHKENPVQVYSKATASIMNDLMRSVINEQHTTPFKSILSGVNYPLSTADWVGKTGTTDNYADNWLVVSTPTITLGTWTGRDDNKPMVDGAGNRTATYMAYLAGRIYQVNPSVFGENEKFELSGDVKQTKVSEFTGLKPGKVSHNGTTYQVPGGETTSLWAKDGPADNTYEFGIGGNDDDYKTYWNSRNKTSTKNKDDDAKTND from the coding sequence TTGGCTCACAAGAAAAAAATAAAGAAGCAACCGAAAAAGAGCAACAGCAGAGCAAACGCTACTTTGGGCGGACCTTTTGCCCTGAATGTTTCGCTTCGAGTAATCAAGTCTCTCCTGCTCGGATTGATCGTTGTGCTTTTCTTAGGCGGTATGCTTGTAGTTGGTATTGGAGCTGGGTATTTTGCACACCTTGTTGAAGGTACGCCAACACCGACAAAATCAGAAATGAAGCAAAAGGTTGGCGATATCGCAGAATCATCTAAACTACTTTATTCTGACGATCGGGAACTGGCGACGATTCAAGCGGACCCCATTCGTGAAAAGATTAATTCAGATGAAATCTCTGAATGGGTAAAAAAAGCATTGGTTGCTACGGAGGATGAAAACTTCTATAAACACCACGGGGTCGTTCCAAAGGCTGTCGTACGTGCGCTGCTTGGTGAAGTGGTCGGCTTCGGAGCTGGTTCCGGCGGGTCGACGCTTACTCAACAATTGATCAAACAGCAAGTTTTGACCAACGAGACGTCCTTCAAACGGAAAGCCAACGAGATCGTCTTAGCATTGGACTTAGAGAAATATCTGAGCAAAGACGAGATACTAACAGCCTACCTGAACGTCTCTCCTTTCGGTAGAAACAACAAAGGACAAAACATTGCTGGTGTGGAAGAAGCAGCCATTGGGATCTTCGGAAAACATGCAAAGGATCTAAACCTGCCGCAATCTGCCTTTATCGCTGGATTGCCGCAAAGTCCGATTGTATACAGTCCCTACACCAACACGGGGGATTTGAAACAAGATTTTTCTTTAGGGATGGCTCGGAAAAATGACGTGCTTTTCAATATGTACCGCGAACAAATGATTTCTAAAAAAGAATATGACGATGCAAAAAACTATGATCTGTCCAAAGATTTCCAAGCTCGACAAGACATGGAAGTTCAGCAGCACGGCTTCTTATACTACACCGTTTATAATGAAGCAATCACGATCGTTGCTAAGCAGCAGGCCAAAGAAGACGGGATCAGTGATGCGGATTACGGCAAAGAAGAAGTTCGTAATCGTTACGTTGAACAAGCCAAAGTCAAAATGCAAAATCAAGGATTGATCGTAAAATCAACGATCGACAAGAACATCTATGACGCGATGCAATTAGGCGTTGCTGAATATGGACAATATCTTGACGATGGTTCTGGTGCAACGATTGAACCGGGAACAGTTATGATGAACAACAAAACCGGTCGAATCTACGGGTTCGTCGGCAGTCGCGATTACAATACAAACCAAAACAATCATGCCTTCGATACCGTTCGGCAAGCAGGCTCGTCCATCAAACCGATGTTGGTCTATGGACCTGCTATTGATCAAGGTCTACTAGGCAGTCAATCGCGGATCGCTGACTATCCAATGAAGTATCAGCATGGTGAGAATGCCGGAAAAGAATTGAAAAATGCTGAGAACAAAGGATCTAAAACCTTCCAAACAACACGGGAAGCATTGGTCCAATCTACAAATATCACAGCCTATCATGTTTATCAAGACATGCTGACTAATAAAGGCTCTGATCAATTTGCTTATGACAACTATCTGAAGAAGATGAACTACCCTACTTCAAACAACTGGGGCGTGGAGTCTGCGCCATTAGGAACGACAGAAGTCTCGACCCTGACTGAAGTAAATGGGTTCCAAACATTAGCAAATGACGGGGTGTATCAACAAGGATACCTGATCGACTCGATTACAGACAGTACCGGGAAAGAGATTTACAAACACAAAGAAAATCCTGTTCAAGTCTACTCCAAAGCAACGGCCTCAATCATGAATGATTTAATGCGCAGTGTGATCAATGAACAGCACACGACGCCATTTAAATCGATCTTAAGCGGTGTAAATTATCCGCTAAGTACGGCCGATTGGGTAGGGAAAACAGGAACAACGGATAATTATGCCGACAACTGGCTGGTCGTTTCCACTCCTACGATCACCTTAGGTACTTGGACTGGGCGAGACGACAACAAGCCGATGGTGGACGGTGCGGGAAATCGCACGGCGACCTATATGGCCTATCTCGCAGGACGAATCTATCAGGTAAATCCAAGCGTCTTCGGGGAAAACGAGAAATTCGAACTCTCTGGCGATGTGAAACAGACCAAAGTCTCTGAATTTACTGGCTTGAAACCTGGCAAGGTCAGTCACAACGGAACAACGTATCAAGTACCGGGTGGTGAGACCACCTCACTATGGGCTAAAGATGGTCCAGCCGACAATACTTATGAGTTTGGTATCGGTGGAAATGACGATGATTACAAAACTTATTGGAATTCTCGAAACAAAACCAGTACTAAAAACAAAGACGACGACGCAAAAACAAACGACTAG
- the tyrS gene encoding tyrosine--tRNA ligase has product MHSDFFQELKARGLIFQVTDEAALEKQLNEESVKLYIGFDPTADSLHIGHLLPILTLRRFQQNGHVPIALVGGGTGMIGDPSFKDAERQLNTLDTVQNWSQSIKNQLSGIIDFENKENPAIVANNYEWLGELKLIDFLRDVGKNFTINYMMSKESVKRRIESGISYTEFAYQLLQAYDFYELNKRYGCLLQLGGSDQWGNITSGIELIRREEGKQAFGLTMPLITKADGTKFGKTEGNAVWLDPEKTSPYEFYQFWINTDDRDAVKFLKYFTFLSLEAIEAIEKEFTAAPEQRAAQKALAKEVTVLVHGEEAYDQAVHISEALFSGDVKNLNAEEIKQGFKNVPSYEVQSEDELNLVEILLTAGIEKSKRQAREDITNGAIYINGDRVQDVSYTLSDEDKLADAFVVVRRGKKKYFVLQF; this is encoded by the coding sequence ATGCATTCAGACTTTTTTCAAGAACTAAAAGCCCGTGGCTTAATTTTTCAAGTAACCGATGAAGCAGCCCTAGAAAAACAATTAAACGAAGAGTCTGTTAAACTATATATCGGCTTTGACCCTACTGCGGACAGCCTGCATATTGGTCATTTACTACCGATCTTGACGTTGCGTCGTTTCCAACAAAACGGCCATGTGCCGATCGCGTTGGTTGGTGGTGGTACAGGAATGATCGGGGACCCTTCATTTAAAGATGCAGAGCGTCAATTGAACACGCTGGATACTGTTCAAAACTGGTCGCAAAGCATTAAAAACCAACTTTCAGGAATCATTGATTTCGAAAATAAAGAAAACCCAGCGATCGTAGCGAACAACTATGAGTGGTTGGGCGAATTAAAATTGATCGACTTCCTACGTGATGTTGGTAAAAACTTCACGATTAATTACATGATGAGTAAGGAAAGCGTGAAGCGCCGTATCGAGTCTGGGATTTCATACACGGAGTTTGCGTACCAATTACTGCAAGCCTATGACTTTTATGAGTTAAACAAACGCTATGGCTGTTTGTTACAATTGGGCGGCAGCGATCAGTGGGGAAATATCACATCAGGGATCGAATTGATTCGTCGTGAAGAAGGCAAACAAGCCTTTGGATTAACGATGCCATTGATTACAAAGGCGGATGGAACGAAATTCGGAAAAACTGAAGGCAATGCCGTTTGGTTGGACCCAGAAAAGACTTCTCCTTATGAGTTTTACCAATTTTGGATCAATACCGATGATCGCGATGCTGTTAAATTCTTGAAGTACTTCACTTTCTTGAGTTTAGAAGCCATTGAAGCCATCGAAAAAGAATTCACAGCGGCTCCTGAACAACGTGCAGCTCAAAAAGCGTTAGCGAAAGAGGTAACGGTCTTAGTTCATGGTGAAGAGGCCTATGATCAAGCCGTGCATATTTCGGAAGCACTGTTCAGCGGTGATGTGAAGAACTTGAATGCGGAAGAAATTAAACAAGGATTCAAAAATGTTCCGAGCTATGAAGTTCAGTCAGAAGATGAGTTGAATCTAGTTGAAATACTGCTCACTGCTGGGATCGAGAAATCGAAACGTCAAGCACGAGAAGATATAACCAATGGAGCGATCTACATCAATGGTGATCGTGTCCAGGATGTGTCTTACACATTAAGCGATGAAGATAAATTGGCAGATGCGTTTGTTGTCGTTCGTCGCGGCAAGAAAAAATATTTTGTTTTACAATTTTAA
- a CDS encoding AEC family transporter yields the protein MRAVLLNSLGLFGIILIGYLTKRLSLFVKADGSMISKIVVNVTLPAAIIVNLRALDVENQLLLLILAGILLNIVMIVIGHFFSKKQEQVEREFLMYSVSGYNIGNFAIPFVQSFMPQAIPILSFFDIGNSVMLAGGSTVVIEGISGSNEKRPSVKNVMGRLGRSVPFLCYLIMLCLRIFEIDLPAAVFQVVEPIANANTFLSMFMIGLFLELRLPKKELSLVWRVLIIKYAGGILLAALFMFLPLPTIIKAALCLVSVGPITTFGVINSVTAGMRAEVVGFTSSLSFLISLPLMTSLLLVL from the coding sequence TTGAGAGCAGTTTTATTAAACTCATTGGGTTTATTTGGTATTATTTTAATAGGGTATTTAACGAAACGATTGAGCTTGTTTGTGAAGGCTGACGGCTCGATGATCTCAAAAATCGTTGTGAATGTGACATTGCCGGCAGCGATCATTGTTAATTTACGAGCTCTTGACGTAGAAAATCAATTGCTATTGCTGATCTTAGCAGGAATCTTATTGAATATTGTAATGATCGTGATCGGACATTTCTTTTCAAAAAAACAGGAGCAGGTCGAACGAGAATTCTTGATGTACAGTGTTTCTGGGTACAATATTGGGAATTTTGCCATTCCATTTGTTCAAAGCTTTATGCCGCAGGCGATCCCGATTTTATCCTTTTTTGATATTGGGAACAGTGTCATGCTGGCAGGAGGATCAACAGTCGTGATCGAAGGAATCAGCGGCAGCAATGAAAAGCGGCCAAGTGTGAAAAATGTGATGGGCCGTTTAGGGCGATCAGTACCGTTTCTTTGCTACTTGATCATGTTGTGCTTACGTATTTTTGAAATTGATCTACCTGCAGCCGTTTTCCAAGTCGTCGAACCGATTGCGAACGCGAATACATTTTTATCAATGTTTATGATCGGCTTGTTTCTAGAGCTGCGCTTGCCGAAGAAAGAGTTATCCTTAGTTTGGCGCGTCTTAATAATAAAGTATGCAGGTGGGATCTTATTAGCGGCTTTGTTCATGTTCCTGCCGCTGCCGACGATCATTAAAGCTGCGTTGTGTCTCGTATCTGTGGGACCGATCACGACATTCGGCGTGATCAACAGTGTGACCGCGGGAATGCGCGCAGAAGTGGTCGGGTTCACCTCCTCACTCAGCTTTTTGATCAGTTTACCGTTGATGACAAGTTTATTATTGGTTCTATAA
- a CDS encoding deoxyribonuclease IV, producing MLLGSHVSMKGKEMLLGAAQEAASYDASTFMIYSGAPQNTRRKPVEEMNIPAGEAFMKEHGLSNIVMHAPYIINLGNTKKPEMFPFAVQFLREEIMRAEALGAMQITLHPGAHVGAGEKAGLDQIIKGLNEVLTKDQRAQIALETMAGKGTELGKTFEELAYIIDGVTLNEKLSVTFDTCHTNDAGYNVKEDFDGVLEEFDRVIGLDRLKVIHVNDSKNPMGSHKDRHANIGFGTIGFDALNSIVHHEKLTDLAKILETPYVGEDKKNQKPPYGFEIAMLKSQKFDPDLLEKIQAQ from the coding sequence ATGTTATTAGGTTCTCATGTAAGTATGAAGGGAAAAGAAATGTTACTAGGGGCGGCGCAAGAAGCGGCAAGCTATGATGCCTCGACGTTTATGATTTATAGTGGTGCACCGCAAAATACACGCCGCAAACCAGTAGAGGAGATGAATATCCCAGCGGGGGAAGCATTCATGAAGGAACATGGATTATCGAATATCGTTATGCATGCACCCTACATCATCAATTTAGGAAATACTAAAAAACCAGAAATGTTTCCATTTGCCGTTCAATTTCTAAGAGAGGAGATCATGCGTGCAGAAGCCTTAGGGGCGATGCAGATCACGCTGCATCCAGGAGCTCATGTAGGAGCTGGAGAAAAAGCTGGGTTAGATCAAATCATCAAAGGATTGAATGAAGTGCTGACCAAAGATCAACGCGCGCAAATCGCACTGGAAACCATGGCTGGCAAGGGAACAGAATTAGGGAAGACGTTTGAAGAGCTGGCATATATTATTGATGGGGTTACATTGAACGAGAAACTTTCTGTTACCTTTGATACGTGTCACACGAACGATGCCGGCTATAATGTCAAGGAAGATTTTGATGGTGTATTAGAAGAATTTGATCGTGTGATCGGTTTGGATCGCTTGAAAGTGATCCACGTGAATGATTCAAAAAATCCGATGGGTTCCCATAAAGATCGTCATGCAAACATCGGTTTTGGAACGATTGGGTTTGATGCGTTAAATAGTATCGTCCACCATGAAAAATTGACAGATTTGGCTAAAATTCTAGAAACGCCTTATGTTGGGGAAGATAAAAAGAACCAAAAACCACCTTATGGCTTTGAAATCGCGATGTTGAAATCACAAAAATTTGATCCAGATTTGTTGGAAAAAATTCAAGCACAATAA
- a CDS encoding glutamate-5-semialdehyde dehydrogenase, which yields MDNLMNTLGKQAKRAAQQLSQLESLQKNDVLIQMAQDLEEQSAALLSANQQDLDRAKDHGIPDPMIDRLRLTPERINEMAEGIRQVAQLPDPIGVVEKMWRTEDQLTIGQQRVPLGVIGIIFESRPNVTTDAASLCFKSGNAVILRGGKEAFFSNQALVALMQRTLRDHQLDSAMIQFVNDTSHEVAAEMMHLNDYLDVLIPRGGSGLIQRVKTSATVPVIETGTGNNHVYVDSAAQLEMALEIVKNAKAQRPSVCNAIETLVVHEKVAADFLPLVEKELTPLVALRGDAHSLKYLKQADLATESDWSTEFLDYILAIKIVASIDEAIEHINHYNSKHSEAIVTDSYSNGQKFLKEVDAAAVYINASTRFTDGFKFGFGAEIGISTQKLHARGPMGLEQLTSSKYIIYGDGQIRE from the coding sequence ATGGATAATTTAATGAATACGTTAGGAAAGCAGGCCAAGCGAGCGGCTCAACAATTGAGTCAATTAGAAAGCCTGCAAAAAAATGATGTTTTGATACAGATGGCGCAAGATTTAGAAGAGCAAAGTGCTGCTCTTCTATCCGCAAACCAACAGGATTTGGATCGGGCGAAAGACCATGGGATTCCTGATCCTATGATCGATCGTCTGCGCTTGACGCCAGAACGAATCAACGAAATGGCTGAAGGCATCCGTCAAGTCGCCCAATTACCTGATCCCATTGGTGTGGTAGAAAAAATGTGGCGCACAGAGGACCAATTAACGATCGGGCAGCAACGTGTCCCTTTAGGAGTCATTGGGATCATCTTTGAGTCACGACCTAATGTCACGACTGATGCAGCCAGCTTGTGTTTCAAATCCGGTAATGCAGTCATTTTGCGTGGCGGCAAAGAAGCTTTCTTTTCAAATCAAGCACTCGTTGCCCTTATGCAAAGGACACTGCGCGATCATCAATTGGACTCGGCAATGATCCAATTTGTCAACGATACTTCTCACGAGGTTGCCGCTGAGATGATGCATCTGAATGACTATCTAGATGTCTTGATTCCGCGAGGCGGCTCAGGCCTGATACAACGCGTTAAAACTAGTGCGACAGTTCCCGTCATTGAGACAGGGACTGGCAATAACCATGTGTACGTTGATTCGGCTGCACAACTAGAAATGGCTCTTGAAATTGTCAAAAATGCAAAGGCGCAACGCCCTTCTGTCTGCAATGCGATTGAAACACTGGTGGTCCATGAAAAGGTAGCAGCCGACTTTTTACCCTTGGTCGAAAAAGAGCTGACACCACTTGTTGCCTTACGAGGAGACGCACATTCGCTGAAATATTTAAAACAGGCGGATTTGGCGACGGAATCCGATTGGTCTACAGAATTTTTGGATTATATTTTGGCGATAAAAATCGTCGCTTCTATTGATGAAGCCATCGAACATATCAATCACTACAACTCAAAACATTCAGAGGCTATCGTGACAGATAGTTATTCTAATGGACAAAAATTTCTAAAAGAAGTCGATGCGGCCGCTGTCTATATCAATGCGTCTACACGATTTACAGATGGGTTTAAGTTCGGCTTTGGTGCTGAGATCGGTATATCGACTCAAAAGCTTCATGCTCGCGGGCCGATGGGCCTAGAGCAGTTGACTTCAAGTAAATACATCATCTATGGTGATGGACAAATCAGAGAATAG
- the proB gene encoding glutamate 5-kinase yields MRDFLRSVNRIVVKIGTSSLIHPNGKINFAGIDQLAFVLTDLCNQGKEIILVSSGAIGVGMDKLSIPERPQDIPIQQAVAAVGQSELMHIYNQRFLVYSQQTAQVLLTRDVVDFPESRKNVINTLEQLLSMGIVPIINENDTVAVDEMDHTRKFGDNDELSAIVAQLMDADVLIMLSDIDGFYSDNPSKNKQAVLYSTISTINQTLMEQAGGEGSRFGTGGMASKLRAAQRVLDSNSAMVLANGKPPRIIFDILAGVDVGTLFKEA; encoded by the coding sequence ATGAGAGACTTTTTAAGATCCGTGAATCGGATCGTGGTGAAGATCGGGACGAGTTCCTTGATCCATCCAAACGGCAAGATCAATTTTGCTGGTATTGATCAATTAGCATTTGTACTCACTGACCTTTGTAATCAAGGGAAAGAAATAATATTAGTTTCATCCGGCGCCATCGGTGTTGGGATGGACAAACTCAGTATTCCAGAACGTCCGCAAGACATTCCAATACAACAAGCGGTTGCGGCGGTCGGGCAATCTGAGCTGATGCACATCTATAATCAGCGCTTCTTAGTTTATAGTCAGCAGACTGCGCAAGTTTTATTGACACGTGACGTCGTAGACTTTCCTGAGAGTCGCAAAAATGTAATCAACACATTGGAGCAGTTGCTTTCAATGGGAATCGTTCCTATTATCAACGAAAACGATACCGTCGCGGTCGACGAAATGGACCACACAAGAAAATTTGGGGACAATGATGAATTGTCAGCGATCGTCGCGCAATTGATGGACGCGGATGTCTTGATCATGTTAAGCGACATTGACGGCTTTTATTCTGATAATCCTTCAAAAAACAAGCAAGCCGTCCTATACTCGACCATTTCAACGATCAATCAAACGTTGATGGAACAAGCAGGCGGTGAAGGCAGTCGCTTTGGCACAGGTGGCATGGCTAGTAAATTGAGAGCCGCTCAAAGAGTCCTAGACTCTAACAGCGCGATGGTTTTGGCCAATGGCAAACCTCCACGAATAATTTTTGATATCTTAGCAGGTGTAGACGTCGGAACATTATTTAAGGAGGCTTAG
- a CDS encoding YneF family protein: MVSTGIVVLIAVIAALLGAVGGFFLARKYMQDYFKKNPPINEDMLRQMMMSMGQKPSEKKIRQMMQQMKNQQ; this comes from the coding sequence ATGGTATCAACTGGAATCGTAGTATTGATCGCAGTAATCGCTGCACTATTAGGTGCTGTCGGCGGTTTCTTCTTAGCTCGTAAATATATGCAAGACTATTTCAAAAAGAATCCTCCAATCAATGAGGATATGTTGCGCCAAATGATGATGTCGATGGGTCAAAAGCCTTCAGAGAAAAAGATTCGTCAAATGATGCAGCAAATGAAAAACCAACAGTAA
- the trxB gene encoding thioredoxin-disulfide reductase yields MYDVIIIGAGPAGMTAALYASRSNLKVLLIERGAPGGQMNNTAEVENYPGFESIMGPELAMKMYDGVSKFGTENAYGIVQDIKDHGDYKEVITEEQSYEAKTIIIATGCVHRKLGVPGEESFAGRGVSYCAVCDGAFFRNKRLIVVGGGDSAVEEAIYLTRFASEVVIVHRRDELRAQKIIQDRAFANEKISFIWDSVVEEIVGNEMVVTGAQIRNVKTEEVHLEPADGAFIYVGLEPLTEPFKASGITNAAGWIETDPEMKTKIPGVFAIGDAREKDLRQITTAVGEGGIAGQQVYKYIEAQD; encoded by the coding sequence ATGTATGATGTAATTATTATCGGCGCGGGTCCAGCAGGGATGACCGCAGCCTTATATGCTTCACGATCGAACTTAAAAGTTCTTTTAATTGAACGTGGTGCGCCAGGCGGACAAATGAACAATACCGCTGAAGTAGAAAATTACCCGGGATTTGAATCGATCATGGGTCCAGAACTTGCGATGAAGATGTATGACGGTGTCTCGAAATTCGGGACTGAAAATGCCTATGGAATTGTCCAAGATATCAAAGATCACGGGGATTACAAAGAAGTCATCACGGAAGAACAAAGCTACGAAGCAAAAACAATCATTATTGCGACAGGCTGTGTCCATCGGAAATTGGGTGTGCCTGGAGAAGAATCTTTTGCTGGCCGCGGTGTATCTTACTGTGCGGTTTGTGATGGTGCCTTTTTCCGCAACAAACGTTTGATCGTTGTTGGCGGTGGCGATTCAGCAGTTGAAGAGGCGATCTACTTAACTCGCTTTGCCTCTGAGGTCGTTATTGTTCACCGTCGGGATGAATTGCGAGCACAAAAAATTATTCAAGACCGTGCGTTTGCAAATGAAAAAATCTCATTTATTTGGGACAGCGTTGTAGAAGAAATCGTCGGAAACGAGATGGTGGTGACAGGTGCGCAAATCCGTAACGTTAAAACGGAGGAAGTTCATTTGGAACCAGCGGATGGTGCCTTCATTTATGTAGGATTGGAACCATTGACAGAACCGTTTAAAGCTAGCGGGATCACCAATGCTGCTGGATGGATCGAAACAGATCCTGAAATGAAGACGAAAATCCCTGGTGTTTTCGCTATCGGCGATGCACGTGAAAAGGATCTGCGTCAAATCACGACGGCTGTTGGTGAAGGCGGGATCGCAGGCCAACAAGTCTATAAATACATTGAAGCACAAGATTAA